In Komagataeibacter sp. FNDCR2, the following proteins share a genomic window:
- a CDS encoding transglycosylase SLT domain-containing protein: protein MARSPEASLCAEATTQAERALHIPDGFLSAMSRVESGRTEPYGVISAWPWTVNAVGAGHHYATREEAIAAVQMFHRQGIVSIDVGCMQVNLQQHPDAFSSLEQAFDPARNALYAGNFLLQMHDRTGSWPRAAAAYHSQTPGIGSSYQWKVLETWAVPQDERGAQAQASSQKNGQKALPSGAQASLPSTALSTGRHKPVMIAAPADGKGGAADAPPRMFHPFQGSRHFDEPAVRKPAMAGMRGRTLASYRAAPVALAMHGN from the coding sequence ATGGCCCGGTCGCCAGAGGCTTCGCTCTGCGCGGAAGCCACGACGCAGGCTGAACGGGCGCTGCATATTCCTGACGGGTTCCTGTCCGCCATGAGCCGGGTGGAGAGTGGCAGGACGGAACCGTATGGGGTCATTTCCGCATGGCCGTGGACGGTCAACGCGGTTGGCGCCGGGCACCATTACGCCACGCGGGAAGAGGCCATAGCGGCCGTGCAGATGTTTCACCGCCAGGGTATCGTGTCGATTGATGTCGGGTGCATGCAGGTCAACCTGCAACAGCACCCCGATGCCTTCTCCTCCCTGGAGCAGGCGTTCGACCCGGCGCGGAACGCGCTTTATGCAGGCAACTTCCTGCTCCAGATGCACGACAGGACAGGAAGCTGGCCCCGGGCGGCGGCGGCCTATCATTCCCAGACACCGGGCATTGGTTCATCATACCAGTGGAAAGTGCTGGAGACATGGGCCGTTCCGCAGGATGAACGTGGCGCGCAGGCGCAGGCATCCAGCCAGAAAAATGGTCAGAAAGCATTGCCTTCCGGAGCGCAGGCTTCCCTTCCTTCCACGGCGCTCAGCACGGGACGCCACAAACCTGTCATGATCGCGGCTCCCGCGGATGGGAAGGGGGGAGCGGCCGACGCGCCGCCCCGCATGTTCCATCCCTTCCAGGGGAGCCGGCATTTTGATGAACCCGCCGTGCGCAAACCTGCAATGGCAGGCATGCGGGGGCGGACGCTGGCGTCCTATCGCGCGGCGCCCGTGGCGCTGGCCATGCACGGCAACTGA
- a CDS encoding flagellar basal body P-ring protein FlgI, whose translation MLVGMFVATPVEAATVRVKDIVDYEGVRDNQLVGYGLVVGLHGTGDRLTNTIFTRETLIGMLNRLGVNIRDQEIQLQTHDVAAVMVTATLPPFSHGGGHIDVTVSAVGDARDLTGGTLLVTPLQAADGEVYAVAQGSLVTNAFSATGAAASVTRNIPTSGHIANGGVVEREVPVALGATGVIHLSLHNPNFTTATRISNAINQYISRGLSRVDDPRTIAVNLTGRDPAQTLYRIGDLTIEPDTMAKVVVDEASGTIVMGDNVRISTVAIAQGNLTIQVTEMPQVVQPAPFSYGTTAVVPQTQINASTDNSHRLGILREGPTLASLVSGMNALGMGPRDMISILQAIKADGALQADLEVR comes from the coding sequence ATGCTTGTCGGCATGTTCGTGGCCACCCCGGTCGAGGCCGCGACGGTGCGCGTCAAGGATATCGTTGATTATGAAGGCGTGCGGGACAACCAGCTTGTCGGGTATGGTCTCGTTGTCGGCTTGCATGGCACCGGCGACCGCCTGACCAACACGATTTTCACACGTGAAACGCTGATCGGCATGCTCAACCGTCTCGGGGTGAACATCCGCGATCAGGAAATCCAGCTTCAGACACATGATGTGGCGGCCGTTATGGTCACGGCCACCCTACCGCCCTTCTCGCACGGGGGCGGCCATATCGACGTGACCGTTTCCGCCGTGGGTGACGCGCGTGACCTGACCGGCGGCACGCTGCTCGTCACCCCGCTGCAGGCGGCGGATGGCGAGGTCTATGCCGTAGCTCAGGGGTCTCTGGTCACGAACGCTTTCTCCGCGACTGGCGCGGCCGCCAGTGTTACGCGGAACATTCCCACCAGTGGCCACATCGCCAATGGGGGCGTGGTCGAACGTGAGGTGCCCGTGGCGCTCGGGGCCACCGGGGTCATCCATCTTTCCCTGCACAACCCCAATTTCACGACCGCGACACGGATTTCCAACGCCATCAACCAGTATATCAGCCGTGGGCTTTCACGGGTTGATGACCCCCGCACCATCGCGGTCAACCTGACGGGCCGTGACCCCGCCCAGACACTGTATCGTATCGGGGATCTGACCATCGAGCCCGATACCATGGCCAAGGTTGTTGTCGATGAAGCCAGCGGCACGATCGTGATGGGCGATAATGTGCGCATAAGCACGGTCGCCATCGCCCAGGGGAACCTGACAATTCAGGTCACGGAAATGCCGCAGGTGGTCCAGCCCGCGCCTTTTTCGTATGGGACAACCGCTGTCGTGCCGCAAACACAGATCAACGCCAGCACCGACAATTCGCATCGCCTGGGGATACTGCGTGAAGGCCCGACCCTCGCCAGTCTCGTATCTGGTATGAATGCCCTTGGGATGGGACCACGCGATATGATCAGTATTCTACAGGCCATCAAGGCAGATGGCGCCCTGCAGGCGGATCTTGAGGTAAGGTAA
- a CDS encoding rod-binding protein — translation MSVGSITSSLAAANQQVSTTQSSRETALAEQARKAATDFEGVAITEFLQPMFDTVDTSNGPFGGGAAESQFRSLQIQEMGKQIAKNGGIGLADSVYRQILAMQEQAEEQARS, via the coding sequence ATGAGTGTAGGAAGCATCACCAGTTCCCTGGCCGCTGCCAACCAGCAGGTATCCACCACGCAGTCCAGCAGGGAAACCGCCCTGGCGGAACAGGCGCGCAAGGCCGCCACTGATTTTGAAGGGGTGGCCATTACCGAATTCCTTCAGCCGATGTTCGATACCGTCGATACATCGAATGGTCCCTTCGGCGGGGGGGCTGCGGAATCACAGTTCCGGTCCCTTCAGATTCAGGAAATGGGCAAGCAGATCGCCAAGAATGGCGGGATCGGCCTGGCCGACAGTGTTTACCGCCAGATACTGGCCATGCAGGAGCAGGCAGAGGAGCAGGCCAGATCATGA